The following is a genomic window from Amycolatopsis australiensis.
GCGGCCCGGCCGAAGTGCCGTTCCTCGGCGACGGCCACGAAGTACCGCAGGGTCCGCAGCTCCATCTCAGCCCTCGCCGTCGAACGGCCACGCTGTATCGGGGAACACGCGGGCCCACCAGTGCGGCTGGACGTCCCGCAGCCGCAGCGCCCGCCACCGGCGCGGGTCCGCGGCCTCGGGCACGGCGACCTCGACGTCCGGGCCGTGCGAGAAGAGCCGTTCCTGGCAGACCCCGCACGGCGCGAGGATCCAGTACCCGCGATCCCCGTCGGCGGCGGTCACGCACACCGAGCCGGTGACGCGCCGCCCCAGCTTGAAGGCCTCGCAGAGGGCGCCGGTTTCGTGGCACAGGCTGACGGCCTGGTTCGGGAAGTCCGGCGCCGTGCTCGTGAGCACCGTGCCGTCGTCGAGACGCAGGGCCGCCGCCCCGGACCACGCCGTCCCGCCGAAACGGTTTCGCGCCAGCGCGATCGCGGCATCCACCAGCTCCTGATCGACGGCCATGGCCGAACCCTAGCGCCGACCGGCGACGATAGGCACCGGGTATCGGCGCGACGGAACCGGTCTTGGACGGCGGCCGCGTCCCGGCGGTGGAATCGGGGCATGACCGAGCTGACCGATCCCGCCGTGCACGTCGGCGGCGCCCGGGAGATCGCCCCGGACCTGCTGGTGATCCCGAACGCCGGCGTCGACCTCGTGCCCAACATCGGTGTCGTCGGCGGCACCGAAGCCGTTCTCGTCGTCGACACCGGCATCGGCACCGAGAACGCTTCGCAGGTGCTCGCCTTCGCGAGCGAAGTTGCGAAGGGCCGTCGCCTGTATCTGACGACGACACACTTCCACCCCGAGCACGCCTTCGGCGCGCAAGCGTTCGCCGGGTCGGCCACCTACCTGGTCAACCGCGCCCAGGCCGAGGACCTCGCCACGAAGGGCGCGGGGTACCTGGAGATGTTCCGCGGCCTCGGCGAGGTGGTGGCCCGCCGCCTCGACGGCGTCCGGATCCCGGCCCCGGACGTCGTCTACGACGGCTCGCACGAGCTCGACCTCGGCGGCCGGACCGTCCGGCTGCGCCCCACCGGCCGCGGCCACACCCGCGGCGACCAGGTCGTCGAGGTACCGGACGCCGGCGTGCTGTTCACCGGCGACCTGGCCGAGACGGGCCAGTTCGCGATCGTCCCGTGGTTCCCGCCGCACGACACGGACGTCACCGTGGTGGGCTGGCTCGCGGTGCTGGAGGGCCTGGTTTCGACCGGGCCGCGGATCGTGGTGCCGGGGCATGGAGAGGCCGGCGGCGGCGCGGTGCTCACCGATGTCCGTGCCTACCTGCGCGAGCTGCGGGACGAGACCTGGCACCGTCGCGACGCGGGCCTCGACGCCGACGCGATCGCCGCCGAGGTCCGCGCGCTGCTCGCCGGCCGCCATCCGGAGTGGGCCGGGCGGGAGTGGATCGGGCCGGGCGTGGGGTGTTTGTGTGCCGAGCGGTCCGCCGGCGGGTGAGGTACCGCCGGGGGCCGCCGGGGTCGGGCAGCCACGCCGGGATCGTCGGGCCCAAGGGACCGCACGGCACCAGCGGGTCCGGCCCCCCGCTCGACACCGCGACCTCCCGGGCCGAGCCACCACCCGGCGCCGCGGGCCGCCTCTTCGCCGCATTGCCGCGGAAGCGCTCCGGTCGATGCTTACTCCACTCCGAGCACCGCCATCGCCGCGTTGTGACCGGGGATGCCGCTGACACCACCTCCTCGCACCGCGCCCGCGCCGCAGAGCAATACGCGCTCGTGGGCCGTCTCCACGCCCCACTTCCCCGCCGGCCGGTCCTCCGCGAACGGCCAGGACAAATCCCGGTGGAAAATGTGCCCGCGCGGCAGGCCCAGCTCGGCTTCCAGGTCGAGCGGCGTCTTCGCCTCCACACACGGTTTGCCGTCCGGCCCGGTGAGCAAACAGTCCTCGATCGGCTCGGCCAGCACGCTGTTCAGCGAAGCCAGCGTCGCGCGCAACGCCGCTTCGCGCGCTTCCTCGTTACGCCCCTCGAAGAGCCGCGCGGGCATGTGCAGGCCGAACAGCGTCAGGGTCTGCGCTCCGGCCGCGCGTTCGGCCGAACCCAGGATCGACGGGTCCGTGAGCGAGTGGCAGTAGATCTCGCACGGCGGCAGCGTGGGGATCCGCCCCGCCGCCGCCTCGCGATAGGCCGTCTCGAGCTGCGTGTACGTCTCGTTGACGTGGAACGTGCCGCCGAACGCCTCGGCCGGGTCGACGTGCGGGTCACGCAGCTTCGGCAGCCGTGACAGCACCATGTTCACCTTCAGCTGCGCACCTTCCGGGCTCTCCGCCGGTTCCTCGCCCAGCAGCCGCGCCAACGTCGACGGCGCGACGTTCGCCAGGACGTGCCCGCCCCGCACGACGTGCTCGGCGTCGTCACGCCGGTAGCGCACTTCGCCGTCCGGGTCGATCGAAAGCACCTCCGCGCCCGTCACGAGACGCGCGCCCGCGGCGGCCGCCGCCGCGAGTGAGCCCGTGACCGCTCCCATGCCGCCGACCGGGACGTCCCAGTCGCCGGTGCCGTTGCCGATCACGTGGTAGAGCAGGCACCGGTTCTGCCGCAGGTCCTCGCCGCCCGCCGGAGCGAACGTGCCGATCAGCGCGTCGGTGAGCACGACGCCGCGGACGGTGTCGTCGCCGAACCACGCCGTGAGCATCTCGCCGATCGGCCGCTCGAACAGCAGTGACCACGCCTCGGCGTCGCCGACTCGCGCACGGAAGTCCACTTCGGACAGCAATGGCTCGGTCAGGGTGCCGAAGACGCGCTCGGCGACGCGGCCGGCCGCCGCGTAGAACCGCTGCCAGGCCGCGAAATCCGAGGTGGACCCGGTGACCGCGCGGAACGACGCCGCCGTCCGGCCGGCGTCGCCCGTGTCGACAAGGAGACCCGCGTCGCCGGACGGCGTGTACGACGACATCCGGCGCCGCCGCAGCCGGACGTCGAGCCCGAGGTCGGCCACGATCTTCCTCGGCAGCAGGCTGACCAGGTAGGAGTACCGGGAAAGCCGGACGTCCACGCCGTCGAACGCGCGGAACGACACGGCGGCGCCACCGGTCTCGCCGCGCCGTTCGAGCACGAGCACCGACCGGCCCGCCCGCGCCAGGTACGCGGCCGCCACCAGGCCGTTGTGCCCGCCGCCGACGATCACCGCGTCGTAGCCGTCCATCCGCCCCTCCTCGCCAGAGCCTGCCCGTTCATCGTGGCCACGGCCGCGGGCGGAATTCAAGGAAAGGGCGCGAACGGCCCGTTCGCGCAATTCGGTTGCGCCGCCGCCGATCGGTCCGGCAAGCTGACCGGCGAGCCGGCAGGGAGCCGGTGCGTGAGAGCGGGGAGGTGCCTGTCGTGATGACTGTCCGGGCCTTTTCGCGCCCTCACCCACCCGCCCCCCGGAGCTGACCACGCGCCCGGTGGGGCATCCCTGACCAAGGAGAAACCCACCAGTGCGCCAGCACGACTTCGAAGACTTCGACCGGTTCGACGAACAGCCCACCCGCCGCCAGGCGCGGGCACGCCGCCGCGGGCGGCTCGACGAACCCGAACCCACCCGCCGCGGCCGGCTCACCGAAGGCGAGCGCGTCCGCCTCGCGAAACTGCGCGACGACGCCTACACCGAACGGCAGCTGCCCGACGGCGCCGACCGCTGGTCCACCTGGGACGACGCCGAACACGGCCCGCTGCCCCGGCCCGAGTGGGTCGTCACCGAGCTCGCCGCCGTCGACACCGACCTCGGCGTCCTCAAGACCGGCAAGGAAGCCGACGTCCACCTGCTGCGGCGTGGCCTGCCCGGCGCGCCGGGCGTGCTGCTGGCCGCGAAGCGCTACCGCAGCGACGAACACAAGCTGTTCCACCGCGACGCCGGCTACCTCGAGGGACGGCGGATGCGCCGGTCCCGCGAGATGCGCGCGATCGAGCACCGCACGGCGTTCGGCCGCAACCTCATCGCGGAGCAGTGGGCCGTCGCCGAGTTCGCCGCGCTGAGTCGCTTGTGGACACTCGGCGCGCCGGTGCCCTACCCGGTGCAGCGCAACGGCACGGAACTGCTGCTGGAGTTCCTCGGCGAGGACGACGGCACCGCCGCGCCGCGGCTCGCCCAGGTCCGCCCGGAGCCCGGCGAGCTGAAGGACCTGTGGTTCCAGGCGACCGCGGCGCTCGAGCTGCTCGCGTCGGAAGGCCTCGCGCACGGCGACCTCTCGGCCTACAACCTGCTCGTGCACCGGGGCCGGCTGATGGTGATCGACCTGCCGCAGGTGGTCGACGTCGTCGCCAACCCCGGCGGCGTCGAGTTCCTCGCGCGGGACGTGCGCAACCTCGCCGGCTGGTTCCACGGCCGCGGCCTGGGCGAGCACGTCACGAACACCGGCGAGCTCCTGGCGGAGCTGGTTTCCGCGGCCGGAATCGGGTAACCACCGTGGCGGGGTCGCGGATGTGGCATGGAACACGTCTGCGACCCCGCCCACAACCCCCCACCTCGATGCGAAGGACCAAGCCACCCTCAGGTACTATCGATACAGACCGCAACCGGCGGCGTGGATGAGTTGGTGTCCGTCGCCTCCAGAGCCACCGAATGGCTCGCGGTGATCCGTAACCCCCAAGCGGCGCGCAGTGTCGGCAAGCGATAGACACGGTGTGCCGGGTCCGTCCCTGTGAACGCCCATCGCACACCATCTTGCCCTGCCTGCGCGCGGGGAGCCCGGGCCTCCTTGTGACGAACCATGTCCGAGAGGCATTTGTGACCGTCACGTTCAACTCCGGCCCTTCCTCGACGTCCGCTCACGCGGGCCGTCCCGACCGCAAGCCGCGCACGCGGCCCGCGGGCGGCGACATGCTCCGCGACGACGCCGTCGAGCTCGTGGCCACCAAGACCTTCGCCCAGCTGGGCCTGCCGGAGCCGCTGCTGCGCGCGCTGGCCGAGGCGGGCATCGACAGCCCGTTCCCCATCCAGTCGGCGACCATCCCGGACGCGCTGGCCGGCCGTGACGTCCTGGGCCGCGCCCAGACCGGCTCCGGCAAGACGCTCGCCTTCGGCCTGGCCATGCTGGCCCGGCTCGACGGCGGCAAGGCCCGGCCGAAGCGCCCCCGCGCGCTGATCCTGGTCCCGACCCGCGAGCTGGCCATGCAGGTCGCCGACTCGCTGACCCCGCTGGCCAAGTCCCTGGGCCTGTGGTGCCGCACCGCCGTCGGCGGGATGGCCTTCGCCCGTCAGGCGGACGCGCTCTCCCGCGGCGTCGACCTGCTGATCGCCACGCCGGGCCGGCTGTCCGACCACGTCCGCCAGGGCACCGCGCACCTCGGTGACTGCAACTTCATCGCCCTCGACGAGGCCGACCAGATGGCCGACATGGGCTTCATGCCGCAGGTCCGCGAGATCATGGACCTGACCCCGCCCGGCGGGCAGCGGCTGCTGTTCTCGGCGACGCTCGACGGTGACGTCAACCGCCTGGTCAAGCAGTACCTGACCGACCCGGTCACGCACTCGGTCGCGCCGTCGACCGCCAGCGTGACCACCATGGACCACCACGTGCTCCAGGTCTCGCACCAGGACAAGCAGGACGTCATCACGCAGATCGGCGCCCGCGACGGCCGCACGATCATGTTCGTGCGCACCAAGCACCACGTCGACCGGCTCACCGAGCGCCTGCGCGAGCAGGGTGTGCACGCGGCGGCCCTGCACGGCGGCAAGACGCAGGGGCAGCGCAACCGCGTCCTCGCCGACTTCAAGGAAGGCCACACCCCGGTGCTGGTCGCCACGGACGTCGCCGCGCGCGGCATCCACGTCGACGACATCTCGCTGGTGCTGCACGTCGACCCGGCGGCCGACCACAAGGACTACCTGCACCGCGCCGGCCGCACGGCCCGCGCCGGGGCGTCCGGCGTGGTCGTCACGCTGGCGACGCACGACCAGCGCCGGATGGTCCGCCGGCTGACCGACCGCGCCGGCGTGCGCGCGGAGTCGACGACGGTCCGCCCGGGCGACGCCGAGCTGTCCCGCATCACCGGCGCCCGCGAGCCCAGCGGCGAGCCGGTCGTCGAGCGGCGGCGCGAGAACCCGCGTCGCGGCGGCGGTGGCTTCCGCGGCGACCGCGGTTTCAGTGGCGGCCGCGGCGGTGACCGTGGCGGTTACCGCGGTGGCGACCGCACCCACAGCGACCGCGGCAGCAGCTACGGCGGCGACCGCGACCGCGGCGGCGAGCGTGGCGGCTACCGCGGCGACCGCGAAGGCCGTCCCGGCGGCTTCGGCGGCCGCGGCCGTCAGCCCCGCTCGGGCAACGGCGGTGGCTACGGCCGCCCGAGCCGTGGCCCGCGTCGCGGCTACGACAGCTGATTTCCCCTGGAAGCCCCGGACTCCGGTCCGGGGCTTCCGGCGTTTCCGGGCCCTGGTTCCCGGCCACGCGCCCGGCGGGTGGGAGACTGCGGGACGTGACTACGCCGCCGACGCCCCCGCCCGATGAGGTTTTCGACTGGCTCGACGTCGAGGCGGAGAAGCGGGCGAACGCGGGACTCGTGCGGCAGCTGCGGCCGCGTCCCGCGCGGGTGGACGAGCTCGACCTCGCCGGGAACGACTACCTCGGGCTGGCCCGCGACAAGCGCGTCGCCGGGGCCGCCGCGGCTGCCGCCCTGCGCTGGGGCGCCGGGTCGACCGGGTCGCGGCTGGTCACCGGGTCGACCGAGCTGCACACCGAGCTGGAGCTGGAGCTGGCCCGCTTCTGCGGCGCGCAGGCGGCGTTGGTGTTCTCGTCCGGTTTCACCGCCAACCTCGGCGCGGTGACGGCGTTGTCGGGATCCGAAGCCGCGATCGTCACCGACAAGTACATCCACGCGTCGCTGATCGAAGGGTGCCGGCTCTCGCGCGCGGACGTCGCCGCGGTCGCGCATTCGTCGCCGTCGGCGATCAAGCACGCGCTGGCGACCCGCCGTAAGCCGCGGGCGCTGGTGGTGACCGACTCGGTGTTCTCGGTCGAGGGCGACCTCGCGCCGCTCGGCGAGCTGGCGGAGATCTGCCGCGCGCACGGCGCGGCGATGGTCGTGGACGACGCGCACGGCTTCGGCGTCCTCGGCGAAGGCGGCCGCGGGGCGGTCCACGCGGCCGGGCTTTCCGGTGCGCCCGACGTCGTCACGACGTTGACGTTGTCGAAGGCGCTGGGGGCGCAAGGCGGGGCGGTGGTCGGGCCGCGTCGCGTGATCAAGCACCTCGTGGACACGGCGCGCAGCTTCATCTTCGACACCGCACTGGCGCCCGCGAGCGCCGCGGCCGCGCTGGCCGCGTTGCACGCGCTGAAGGAAGAGCCGGGCTTGGCGGAGAAGGTGCTGGAGAACGCGGGCAACCTGGCCATGTCACTGAAGGCGGCCGGGTTGAAGGTGAGCTTGCCCGACGCGGCCGTGATCTCGCTGCGGGCGCCGTCGGCGCAGACGGCGGCGGCGTGGGCCGCGGCGTGCGCGGAGCAGGGCATCCGCGTCGGCTGCTTCCGGCCGCCGTCGGTGCCGGACGGGATTTCGCGGCTGCGGCTGACCGCGCGGGCCGACCTCACGGAGTCCGATGTGGACCGTGCGGTGAAGGTGATCACGGCGACCGCGCCGCGCGGCGCGACCGCCTAGCTCGGCAGGCGGCGCATGCGGATGTGCGGGATTCCGTCGTCGTCGGTGTACTGCGCGCCCTCCGCGACGAAGCCGTAGCGCGCGTAGAAGTCTTGGACGTAGGTCTGGGCGTCGAGGACGTACTCGCCCGGGACGGTCAGGGCCGCTTCCATCAGCTGCGCGGCCAGGCCGCGGCCGCGGGCCGCCGCCGCCGTCACCACGCGGCCGATGCGGCGGACGCCGCCGGGGTCGGCGAGCACCCGCAGGTACGACGTGACGCCGGAGGAGTCCTCGAACCACAGGTGCCGCGTGTCGGGCAGCAGGTCACGGCCGTCGAGCTCCGGGTACGCGGCCTTCTGCTCCACCACGAACACGTCCACCCGCAGGCGGAGGATGTCGTGCAGCTGGGCGGCGGTCAGCTCGGGCCCGGTCGCGTCGTGCAGGGTCGGCATGCCCCCTGCTTATCACGCTCAGCCGAGCAGGCGGGGCTTGGCCTGGGCCTTGATGTCGTCGGCGTACGTCGAAACCCGCGTGTAGACGCCCGGCTTGCCCGCCTTGCCGCAGCCGTCGCCGAAGGACACGATGCCGATCAGCGTGTCGCCCACGACGAGCGGACCGCCGGAGTCGCCCTGGCACGCGTCGGCGCCGCCCTCGGCGTAGCCCGCGCAGACCATCGTCTTCGCGTCGTAGACGTTGTAGTCGGAGCGGCAGGCGCTGTCGGAGACCACCGGGACCACGGCACTGCGCAGGTAGTCGGAGCGGTCGCCGCCGTCGGCGATGCGGCCCCAGCCCAAAACCGTCGCCTTCGTGCCTTCCCGGTACGCGGCCGCGTCACCGCTGTCGGGCAGTTGCGCGGGCCGGTAGCCGAGCTGCCCGCGCACCGTCAGCACCGCGATGTCGTCGCCCTTCGTCGGGTCGCTGTAGCCCTTGCTCACCCAGACCTTCGAGACGGTCAGGACGTCACCTTCGTCGGTGCGCTTGTCCTCGCGGCCCGCCACCACGCGGATCTCCTCCTTGGCGACGGCCTTGGCGCAGTGCGCCGCCGTCGCGACCGCCGTGGAGCTGACGATCACCGCGCCGCAGAACTGGTTGCCGCCCGAGTCGGTCAGGTACACCGCGTACGGGTGGTCGGCGAGCGAAGCCTTGTCGCCGCCCACGATCCGCGGCTGGCCGGCCGCGGCCGGGTCCGCGGAAGCCGTGCCCACCACGACCGGGACGGCGACCGCGGCCACCGCCAGGAGCGCACCGCTCGCGAGCAGCAGGGATCGGCGGAACGGGACGGCCATGGGATTTTCCCCTCTTCGGAACAGCAAGCGACAGCGCGTTCGGCACCCGTGCGACTCCGGTGCGTGAACGACGTGCGCTCAATACCCTAATCCGAGGGGGCCCAAAACGGTGTCACTGGAACGGGTGGACTCCGCGTCGAACGCGCGGGTCTGCCAAGCTGGCCGGATGCGGCGGGAAGCGGTGGCGGCGGCCGGGGCGGTACTGGCCCTCACGCTGGCGGCGTGCGCCTCCGAACCGCCCGCGGCGCCGCAGCCTGCGCCTTCGACCTCGACGTCGGCGACGGTCGCGGCGCCGACCCCGGCGGCGCCGCCGCCGTCGCCGGCCGTCACCTGGCGGGTGGGCGCCCGGCCGCTCCCCCGCCGTCCCGACGGCTTCGGCGTGGTCGAGCCGACGCCACCCGAACTGGTGAACCGGGCACTTCCGACAAAAGACCTCCTGCCGCCGCCGTCCGGCGGGACGTACGCCGCGACGATCGGCGAAGTGCCCGCCGACGTCCTCGCGCGCAGCACCTGGCAGCCCGCCTGCCCGGTCAAGGCGGGCGACCTGCGGTACCTGACGATGTCGTTCTGGGGCTTCGACGGACGGCCGCACACCGGGGAGATGATCGTGAACGCCGCCGGCGCGACCGGGATCACCCAGGTCTTCGGGCAGCTGTTCGCCGCGCGCTTCCCGCTCGAAGAGATGCGCGTGACCAGCCCGGCCGAGCTGACCGCGCCGCCGACCGGTGACGGCAACTCGACCAGCGCGTTCGTCTGCCGTCCGGCGCGGGGGCAGGCGAACTGGTCGGCACACGCGTACGGGCTCGCGGTCGACGTCAACCCGTTCTGCAACCCCTACAGCCAGGGCGACCTCGTGCTGCCCGAGCTGGCCTCGGCCTACCTCGACCGGTCGCGCCGCCGTCCGGGCATGGTGCTGGCCGGGGACGCGACCGTCCGCGCGTTCGCCGCGATCGGGTGGAGCTGGGGCGGGGCCTGGCACAGCCCGGCCGACCGGATGCACTTCACCGCGACCGGCCACTGACCTCGCGATACGACGCCGGGCACAGCGGGGAACATCGGCCCGCGCGGCGAGGTTGGCTAGGGTGGACCGACCCCCACCGAACCCCCGCGGAGGATGCAGTGCCCCACTACGACCTGGTGATCGTCGGGACGGGATCGGGCAACTCGATCCTCGGCCCCGGCTTCGCCGGCAAGAAGACGGCGATCGTGGAGAAGGGCACCTTCGGCGGCACCTGCCTGAACGTCGGCTGCATCCCGACCAAGATGTTCGTCTACGCCGCCGACGTCGCGTACACGCCTTCGCACAGCGCGCGCTACGGCGTCGACGAAGAGCTGAAGGGCGTTCGCTGGCGCGACATCCGCGACCGCATCTTCGGCCGGATCGATCCGATCGCCGAAGGCGGCGCGGAGTACCGGCGCAGCCACGAGGACAACGCGAACGTCGACGTCTACGAGGGCACCGGCCGGTTCACCGGACACAAGGAGCTGCGGGTCGGCTTCGCCGACGGGCGTCCGGACGAGCTGCTGACCGCCGACAAGTTCGTGCTCGCGGCCGGCGGACGGCCGGTCATCCCGGAGATCCCGGGCCTCGACGGCGTCGAGTACCACACGTCCGACACGGTGATGCGGCTCGACGAGCTGCCCGAGCGGATCGTCATCCTCGGCGGCGGGTACATCGCGGCCGAGTTCGCGCACGTCTTCGCGTCGTTCGGCGTGCACGTCACGCTGGTCAACCGGTCCGGGCGGCTGCTGCGCTCGGAGGACGAGGACGTCAGCGCGCGGTTCACCGAGCTGGCCGTGGAGCGCTTCGACGTCCGCCTGGACCGCAAGACCGTGCGGGCGCGCACGACCGCCGGCGGGGTCGCGCTGGACCTGGAAGGCCCGCAGGGCGCCGAAACCGTCGAAGGCGACCTGCTGCTGATCGCCACCGGCCGCCGGCCGAACTCGGACCTGCTGGACGTCGCCGCCACCGGAGTGACCACAATGGACAGTGGGCACGTCGTGGTCGACGACCACCAGGAGACCGCCGTCGAAGGCATCTACGCGCTCGGCGACCTCTCGTCGCCGCACGAGCTGAAGCACGTCGCCAACCACGAAGCCCGCGTGGTGCAGCACAACCTGCTGCACCCGGACGAGCGGATCACCGCCGACCACCGGTTCGTGCCGCACGCGGTGTTCACCCACCCGCAGGTCGCGTCGGTCGGGCTGACCGAGCAGAAGGCCCGCGAGCTGGGTGTGTCCTATGTGGTCTCGAAGCAGGACTACGCCGGCATCGCCTACGGCTGGGCGATGGAGGACACGACGGGCTTCGCGAAGCTCCTGGCCGACCCGGCGACCGGGCAGCTGCTCGGCGCGCACATCATCGGGCCGCAGGCGTCGTCGGTGATCCAGCCGCTCATCCAGGCGATGAGCTTCGGCCTCGACGCGCGGACCATGGCGCGCGGCCAGTACTGGATCCACCCGGCCATGCCGGAGCTGATCGAGAACGCCCTGCTCAACCTGCCCCTGGACTGACCGGGATCAGACGAACCGGTGGCGGCCGGCGAGGGCGCCGAACACCAGCTGCACCAGCAACAGGCCCAGCAGCATGGCCAGCGGCACCCGCCAGCCGCCGGCGAGGTCGTGGAGCAAGCCGAACAGGAACGGCCCCAGCGCGGCGAAGAGGTAGCCGAAGCCCTGCGCCATCCCGGACAGCCGGGCGGTGTCGGCGCCGGTCCGCGCGCGCAGCGCGATCACCGTCAGCGCCAGGGAAAACACGCTCATCCCGAGTCCGACGAGCACGCTCCACAGCAGCGGCGACCACGACGGGGCGAGCATCAGCCCGGCCGTGCCGGCGAAGCCGACGACACCGAGCGCCACGATCCACATTCCCTGGCCGCGCCGCCGGGCCGCCATCGGCGCGACGACCAGGCTGATCGGCACGGCGATCAGCGAGACCAGGCCGAACAGCAGGCCGGCTTCGTCGCGCGGCACGCCCGCGTCCATCAGCACCTGCGGGAACCAGCCCATCGCCGCGTAGGCGTAGAACGCCTGCAGGCCGAAGAAAACCGTGACGATCCAGGCGAGCCGGTTGCGCAGCAGCGACCGGCCGCCCGCGGCGGCGTCGGCGGGCCGCGGGGCCCGGCCGGTGCCCCGGGCCGCGAGCACCCAGGCCAGCAACGCCACGACGGCCACCACCGCCCAGCTGCCCAGTGCCGGGCGCCAGCCGCCGAAGGCGTCGCCGAGCTGCGGGGTCACCGCCGAGCCGAGCGCGCCGCCGCCCTGCAGGGCCGCGGTGTAGACGCCGGTCATGACGCCGATGCGGGCCGGGAAGGAGTCCTTGATGACCACCGGGATCAGCACGTTGATCAGCGCGATCCCGGCGGTGGCGACGAGCGTCCCGCCGAGCACGACGGCCGGGCCGTCGAGCACGCGCAGCACGAGCCCGGCGGCGATGGCGGTCAGGGCGATCGCGATGGCGGCGCCGACCCCGGCACGCCGGGCCAGCAGCGGCGCGGCCAGCCCGGCGCCGGCGAAGCACAGCGTCGGCAACGTCGTGAGCACGCCGGCCCAGACCACCGAAGTGCCCAGGTCCGCGCGCATTTCGGCGAGCATCGGGCCGACGCCGGTGATGGCCGGGCGCAGGTTGAGGGCCGTGAGCACCACCGCGACCGCGAGCAGCGCGCCGGCGGCGACCACGCCGGGCGTCCGCGCCTCGACGGCGCCGTCCAGTTGGGGTTCGCGATGTTCGAGGCGCATGACCGCTACTATCGCATACGTAGGATGATTGGATGAAGGGATCATTCCTGTGCCTCTGGCCACCACCCGGCGGGCCGGTCTCGTCGACCAGGTCATCGAGCAGCTGCGCACCGCGGTCGCGCAGGGCGAGTGGCCCATCGGCGAACGCATCCCCACCGAGGCCGAACTGGGCGAGCAGCTCGGCGTCGGGCGCAACACGATCCGCGAAGCCGTCCGCGCGTTAGCACACACGGGGCTGCTCGAAGTGCGCCAGGGCGACGGCACGTACGTGCGCGCGACCAGCGAGGTCTCCGGCGCGATCCGGCGGCTCTGCGGGTCGGAGCTGCGCGAAGTCCTGCAGGTCCGGCGCACCCTCGAAGTAGAAGGCGCCCGGCTCGCGGCCGCCGAGCGGACCGACGAGGAGGTGGCGGAGCTGCGCGCGCTGCTCGCCCGCCGGGAGACCGAACTGCGCGAGCGGCGCTGGGAGGACTTCGCGCGCACGGACACGGAGTTCCACTGCGCGGTCGTCCGCGCCGGCCACAACGGGCTGCTGACCGAGCTGTACCGCGGGCTGACGGAGGTCATCACGGCGAGCGTCGCGGCGACGTCGAGCATCACGCCGGGCGTCGACTACGTCCCGGAGATCGGCCACGAAGGCCTTGCCGACGCGATCGCCGACCGCGACCCGGAGCGGGCGGCCGCCGAGGCGTGCGGCTTTCTGGACGAGCTGCTGGCCCGCATCGAAGCCTCCTGAGCAGGGTTTTCACCGTCTTTGGCGCCACCAGTGACCCCTAAGGGTGCCAATTCAGGGTTGTCGTGATGCCATCGTGGTGCCAGAGTAGTGCCATGGACCTGACGCCCTTCGTGGACGAACTCCGCCGGGAGCTGGCGGTCGCCGCCGAGGCGGCGGGCAAGGAAGCCGTCGCCCTCGCCGAGCGGCTCACCGCACCGCTCGAATCGGCGATCCGGCTCACCCTGCTCGACGCCCTGTCCGCCGCCGCCGACGAGATCACCCGCGACCTCGCGCCCGGTTCCGTCGAAGTCCGCCTTCGCCGCCGCGAAGCCGAATTCGCGGTCGCGCTGCCCACGGCACCCGAGCCGGAACCCGCCGCCGAGCCACCCGCCGCGCCGCCGCCGGAGACCGACGACGGCGCCGTCGCCCGCATCAACCTGCGGCTGCCCGAGCAGCTGAAGCAGCGGGTGGAGGAGGCCGCGAACCGCGACCGGCTCTCCATCAACGCCTGGCTCGTCCGGG
Proteins encoded in this region:
- a CDS encoding phytoene desaturase family protein, encoding MDGYDAVIVGGGHNGLVAAAYLARAGRSVLVLERRGETGGAAVSFRAFDGVDVRLSRYSYLVSLLPRKIVADLGLDVRLRRRRMSSYTPSGDAGLLVDTGDAGRTAASFRAVTGSTSDFAAWQRFYAAAGRVAERVFGTLTEPLLSEVDFRARVGDAEAWSLLFERPIGEMLTAWFGDDTVRGVVLTDALIGTFAPAGGEDLRQNRCLLYHVIGNGTGDWDVPVGGMGAVTGSLAAAAAAGARLVTGAEVLSIDPDGEVRYRRDDAEHVVRGGHVLANVAPSTLARLLGEEPAESPEGAQLKVNMVLSRLPKLRDPHVDPAEAFGGTFHVNETYTQLETAYREAAAGRIPTLPPCEIYCHSLTDPSILGSAERAAGAQTLTLFGLHMPARLFEGRNEEAREAALRATLASLNSVLAEPIEDCLLTGPDGKPCVEAKTPLDLEAELGLPRGHIFHRDLSWPFAEDRPAGKWGVETAHERVLLCGAGAVRGGGVSGIPGHNAAMAVLGVE
- a CDS encoding DEAD/DEAH box helicase, with the translated sequence MTVTFNSGPSSTSAHAGRPDRKPRTRPAGGDMLRDDAVELVATKTFAQLGLPEPLLRALAEAGIDSPFPIQSATIPDALAGRDVLGRAQTGSGKTLAFGLAMLARLDGGKARPKRPRALILVPTRELAMQVADSLTPLAKSLGLWCRTAVGGMAFARQADALSRGVDLLIATPGRLSDHVRQGTAHLGDCNFIALDEADQMADMGFMPQVREIMDLTPPGGQRLLFSATLDGDVNRLVKQYLTDPVTHSVAPSTASVTTMDHHVLQVSHQDKQDVITQIGARDGRTIMFVRTKHHVDRLTERLREQGVHAAALHGGKTQGQRNRVLADFKEGHTPVLVATDVAARGIHVDDISLVLHVDPAADHKDYLHRAGRTARAGASGVVVTLATHDQRRMVRRLTDRAGVRAESTTVRPGDAELSRITGAREPSGEPVVERRRENPRRGGGGFRGDRGFSGGRGGDRGGYRGGDRTHSDRGSSYGGDRDRGGERGGYRGDREGRPGGFGGRGRQPRSGNGGGYGRPSRGPRRGYDS
- a CDS encoding MBL fold metallo-hydrolase; the encoded protein is MTELTDPAVHVGGAREIAPDLLVIPNAGVDLVPNIGVVGGTEAVLVVDTGIGTENASQVLAFASEVAKGRRLYLTTTHFHPEHAFGAQAFAGSATYLVNRAQAEDLATKGAGYLEMFRGLGEVVARRLDGVRIPAPDVVYDGSHELDLGGRTVRLRPTGRGHTRGDQVVEVPDAGVLFTGDLAETGQFAIVPWFPPHDTDVTVVGWLAVLEGLVSTGPRIVVPGHGEAGGGAVLTDVRAYLRELRDETWHRRDAGLDADAIAAEVRALLAGRHPEWAGREWIGPGVGCLCAERSAGG
- a CDS encoding serine protein kinase RIO, which encodes MRQHDFEDFDRFDEQPTRRQARARRRGRLDEPEPTRRGRLTEGERVRLAKLRDDAYTERQLPDGADRWSTWDDAEHGPLPRPEWVVTELAAVDTDLGVLKTGKEADVHLLRRGLPGAPGVLLAAKRYRSDEHKLFHRDAGYLEGRRMRRSREMRAIEHRTAFGRNLIAEQWAVAEFAALSRLWTLGAPVPYPVQRNGTELLLEFLGEDDGTAAPRLAQVRPEPGELKDLWFQATAALELLASEGLAHGDLSAYNLLVHRGRLMVIDLPQVVDVVANPGGVEFLARDVRNLAGWFHGRGLGEHVTNTGELLAELVSAAGIG
- a CDS encoding cytidine deaminase, with translation MAVDQELVDAAIALARNRFGGTAWSGAAALRLDDGTVLTSTAPDFPNQAVSLCHETGALCEAFKLGRRVTGSVCVTAADGDRGYWILAPCGVCQERLFSHGPDVEVAVPEAADPRRWRALRLRDVQPHWWARVFPDTAWPFDGEG